Below is a genomic region from Gadus morhua chromosome 4, gadMor3.0, whole genome shotgun sequence.
TAGGCTATAAATTCCTGACTGGATATAAGCTCCtgtaaaggctatgagtgatcCCAAAAAGAGcgacacacacataggcctacacacacacacacacacacacacacacacacacacacacacacacacacacacacacacacacacacacacacacacacacacacacacacacacacacacacactaggcctACTAAAGGAAAAACGGCACGGAGGTTGCGGTTTATAGATACATAAAATGATTGGGCTCAGAGGGTTTTTAACACTGGTGGTCATGTAGCGACACATTTTAGcaacttactttctctctctctctctctctctctctctctctctctctctctctctctctctctctctgtctgtctgtctctctctctctctctctctctctctctctctctctctctctctctctccctctctctccctctctctccctctctctctctctctctctctctctctctctctctctctctctctctctctctctctctctctctctctctctctctctgtctgtctctctctctctctgtctgtctctctctttccttctttcttcgaTCTTCCGCTTCACTCGCTACTGCTAGAATCAATGTAACTTTGCAACCGTGTAGGGTAGCCTACTGCCAACAGCTGCCACACTCgctgtgtatttttcttctctGATGTTGGTTACGTGACGATGTGCCGCGTGCTCTGCAATTGACGTTACGCgctgtacattttctaaaaaaaaaagtaaaaattagGAGAAGGATTTTTATTGCAGCGGCGGAGAAAATTCAACAGCGGCGCATTtaatgcacacacttattgtatgttgcacgtccttgcacttaaatgtagtacttagcattgtgtagcgtcttatcctagctatctgtgtcaTATACGGGAAGGgtttaacctagcaattgtaagtgcttggcactcggtTCTCCGAACATCCGTAATGTACCGATAGAGATATattgttctctttcttcttaCAAATGTACTTAGCCCTACATTTACGGCATTTAGCAgcagcttttatccaaagccacttataAGCGGCattaagtggctttggataaaagctgcTGCTAAATGCCGTAAATGTAGGGCTGTATTGTAGGACAAGCCCTATATCAATTTCAAGTCGACTGATAGAATTACACGCATTGTAGGCTACTTCAGAATGCACCATGGACTTCTTATTGGTCTCAAGAGAGTAGTAGTTACGTAAAATACTAAACCTCAAATAAACTCTGTTTTCCCACGGGGGCAGTTAGCCTATATTGACACATCCAGATTAAACTTTACGCAGCACCACTACTATGAACTTTGCTACCACTGATAAAACCATTAAACACTGTACTACTATTAAACAAGCTCCTCAATCCTAGGCCACAGGCCACGGGCACCGCGACACAGCTGGAGGCTATTGAACGGTGCAGCTCAGGCGACGCCTAGTCCATATATCTATTTggtcagtatatatatatatgcatgcgaGAACTGGGCCGCATTGCGTCGCTCATTACGCAGATTTTCGTTGAGCGATCACATAGGAGGGAATAACAGATAAGTGCTTGTTCGCCTTACGGATGCATACGAGGTTCGGTTTGCTCCACGTCCCAATCCCGTTTTCCGACGTGCATGCGGCCAGGTTGGAGGTGCCGGCTTTCCTCACGTGGTTCACCACGCACTTGTAGCGGAAGCGGCCcccgttggtgcagcagttaaGAGCGGCGGGGGCTTCGGTTAGATTCAGCGTCGGGAGTTGAGGGCAGTTATTACACTCGCAGGGGACTTTGCGGGATGTGCCTGGAGGGGGACACATTCATgcgaatacacacacgcatgcaatcGAGCGCAGAcgcacagggaaacacacacacacacacacacacacacacacacacacacacacacacacacacacacacacacacacacacacacacacacacacacacacacacgtgtaacaCGCACGCATGAAcgaacacgcacatgcacgaacgcacgcacccacacaaacacacacaatcaatcacacacacgtgtttaacacacaaaaacgcacacacacacacacacacacacacacacacacacacacacacacacacacacacacacacacacacacacacacacacacacacagattgtgtGAATACACGCAATcgcgtgcagacacacacacacacacacacacacacacacacacacacacacacacacacacacacacacacacacacacagacgtgtaaCACgccgcacgcacagacacatatacacacatacacacacgtttaacacaaaaaaacgcagacaaacacacacacacacacacacacacacacacacacacacacacacacacacacacacacacacacacacacacacacacacacacacacacacacaaacaaacgcacatgtAGACATTAGTATGCTTATTTTTAAGTACATTAGAGTTGACCTTAATGACATCTATTGTGAGGTACCCTCTTGAAAAGTAtatgttaaatatagtttaaatTTAGCACAAAAAGCAAAAGTATACTTGTAATAACTTTTGTATTGCCTACCTAAATTATATAGGTAAGTGTGTGGGttgcggttgttgttgtttatgtgaTTGGCTCATGGACTCCAGACAAGCGGGTCAGATAAGGTCGCACTGTCACCACCATAAAGTCAAAACTCAAAAGTGAGTCGCCCTGTTGCCATGTGGACGTAAACAACAGCCGAGCCGAGACAGACCATTAAAGGACTGGGTCTGAATGGTATGAAATGAACACGCACGCAGTCTACGCGTGCGACTCGCATGCAAATTAACATTAGGCACTCTGACGTCACTCCATTGGGTCGAAATAATTCATTGATAAAAACGGGACTGTAATTCATGGGACTAAAGAACTGGTGATCCATAACTCACTGGCGGTCGTTATGTTAACGTGAGTCTGATCTGATCAGACGTTTTgcaatataaaacaatattgtTACGTAATTTGTTTGTGAgctgatttttgtttttacGTTTCGCTCTCCTGGTTCAAACTTCTGATCCAAATTTAAAAAAGCTAAAAGCGATTCAAAAGTCTCAAATCACCCTTTGACGAGACCAAAAAAAAGACTCAAATAAGTCCAACTTACCCCCTGGCCCAACGGTGGCAACCTCcagcagacatgcagacagcagcagcagcagaagcagcagcagcagccgctcgGAACACCAGCCCAGACCCCCCGACGCGCAGAGCGCATGTGGACACCTGATCGACATCCAGAGGGATGAGTGCGGCCGTCATCGCTGCTGGGACTTCTTCAGTGGCACTTTCACTTCTGAGCGGGAGTTGCTTGTTGACCTGGGGCTGTCAtccagtgggcggggctgggggtgcGGCCAGACGTGTTGCGCACATTTACGCACTTTACCGTAATACACCCAATAGACCACTGATAGAGGCGAAACTTTACCGTCATACACCCGATAAACATTAGACTGGGTAGCAGTACGTTTCTTTCTAGTTTCAAGTTTCTtcttttgcgggagccaatcaacAAGCTGGTGAATTCCCCTTTTCCCCCTGGagtgctattggctggtttaacacaatgacgacagggaagcgacggcaagcagccaattgcgtaggCCTACAGAGTCATTTTAACTAAGCCCATTGATCACACAtcgtgctgaagaaaatgacagcagtgtccccagaccaacgtgcaatctacgattgagcttggtctggcaatagccaggctagatAAACCTTCTTTAACAGGTCCATGAGATAAACCCCTGATCGTTTTGATACTTTACCGTAATACTCCCAGTAAACCCCTGAACGTTTTCGAGCGCCCAGATGCTGGAGCGGCGGTAacattcagaatcagaatcagaatcagaattacttttattacatcttattgtacacaATAGTTCAATTaataggcttggttcctcaacagccacgtagcagcaacaatacaagataaagtaatAAAGATAAGTAAAAATATGATATGTAAAAAATAAGTTAAAATAAGTAGCATCATAGATCACAAAATAACATATttgatcttttattttttttgttctatCTTCACACGTGCCCCTTGAGCTGTGATGTCCAGGCTGAATCTTTTAGTGCACCACGCCTCGACATATATGTATGAAGAATATCGCATTTTTGCGTTAAATCCATTTTTTAAATCGACAACCGGCTGGTCCTCCAACCGCTAGGGGGCGATCGGTCCTTCCAAGATTCCAGGGTCGGAACGTACAGCAGGCGGGTCCTTCCTCGGTTACCAACGAATCCGCGTTCGGATACTGACAGGAGCGGCCCGCCTAGTGCGTGATCCAACCGGTGATTGGATGCTccgggaggagaggagccgcGAACTGTACCTTCCGACCCTGCGGTCCTTCCGACGACCCCCTTCCGCTGAGTTCCGGTAAACATCTCCGTGCTACGAGTGTGTCGGTGGAGACACAACACAGTTTGCCACTGGTGCGCCATCAATTCTCTTTAACCGACACCTGAATATTTCTACATCCGGTGCGTACAAATCTTTAACCTTTAAGTGGCCATCCATGTCTCCGTGCGTCCATGCAGCACATGTTGCCggtgttgttgggggggggggggggtggtctgcaGCTAACCCGCTAACGCTGGCTGGTTGGAGATCCTCCATAATAcagtgtcaacacacacacgtcatacacacacgcacacacatacatatacttgcgcgcacacacacacacacacacacacacacacacacacacacacacacacacacacacacacacacacacacacacacacacacacacacacacacacacacttaaagtaAACACGCTTGCACTCTGCGAAACCAGCATAATGCTGGGTTGAATGATACCGTCTGGTTGAAATGCATTGCGTCGGACGAGAGGCTGCCATTCAAACCCATTGTCTCAATCCCGTCCCATGCTCTGGTTCTGCTCATGTTGGGGTTTTGATAATGAAGCCGGTTGATGATGGGAGACGATAAAACGCCCGTTCTCTGTGTCCCCCAGCCGGACAGACGCACCACAGCTCAGCCATGTCTCTCTATGACGACCTGGGGGTGGCGGCCAACGATACCAAGACGGAAGGCTGGTCCAAGAACTTCAAGCTCCTTCAGTCCCAGCTGAAGGTGAAGAAAGCGGCGCTGACCCAAGCAAAGGTACGACCCTGTGTCCGATCGTCTTCATCCTTCTATCGTCCAACGTCAACCTTGTTAGCATAGATCTGAGTTGATTAGTACatattaattgtgtgtgtgtttgcgggtgtctgtctgtgtgtgtgtgtgtgtttttgtatatgtatgtgtgtgtttgcatatgtatgcgtgggtgtgggtttgtaaatgtgtgcgtgtttgtttgtctgtgtttgtgtgtgtgtatgtttgtatatgtgtgtacgtgtgtgtgtttgtataccttgtttgtgtgtgtgtgtgtgtgtgtgtgtgtgcgcgtttgtatATGTTTCTGTTTgcttgcttttgtgtgtgtgtgtgtgtgtgtgtttgtatgtatactttgtgtgtgtgtgtgtgtgtgtgtgtgtgtctgcgcgtgcatAGACCCAGCGCATGAAGCAGACCACGGTTCTGGCGCCCGTCATTGACCTGAAAAGAGGCGGCCCCGTGGACGACCGGCAGATTGCCGACACACCGCCGCACATCGGCGCCAGCCTCAAGGTAGCtgcgctccccctccctccccccccagtgCTCAGTGTGTTAGGCCAAACTCGTCTGTCATCGCGCGGCAAACAAATTCTACATGTTGAGTGACACAATTAATCCATCCGTCCGGGAATTCAGGAGATGTTGTGACAGAAGTGTTTCACAACCTTTTGGCCTTAggcctgtttttttttccttccttcccgAGTTCTTTATCAGTGTATCAATCgtcgtcttcccccccccccccccccccgcgcaggACACAGTGCCGGCGGGCTTCTCCCCTGGCGACGCCCTTGTGCCCCTGGCCGACGAGTATGACCCCATGTTTCCCAACGATTACGAGAAGGTCATCAAGAGGCACCGCGAGGAACGGCAGCGCCAGCGGGAGCTGGAGAGACTGAAGGAGATCGACGAGAGGGACAAGTAGGACCCCGCACGCTGTTCACGTCCTCATTCAcgcactaacacgcacacacagacacacaagcacacacacacgacacacaaagacgaatgcgcacacgcacatgtgcacacacataccgagACACAAAGACCtgtgctcgcacacacacacacacacacacacacatgcggaaCAGATATGGAATAAGAAAACCTGTTTGCCTTCCTGTGCGAGCGTGTCATGGTGTATGTGCTCGTCGTCTTGTGttgacaggaagaggaaggaccCACGCCAAGAGGGCGTGGCCCCCAGTGGGTTTTCCCGCTTCCCGGCAGCGGAGGGGGACTCCGACGATGAGGACGACTacgagaaggagaggaggaagagaggtggGTGTCCCCAGGGCATGGAacaacagaggggggggggggtctgattgattgattgtggCCCCGTTCATACGAAGGGAAAACGCGGATATTCCCACGCGgcttggcctctcatttacacgaaaacctTGTGTAAACCTCAATCATTTCTAAAATCTCCGGCCAAAGGGGAGATTTCTGAGAAcgctggttatgtgttgtcgtgtccactgggagaaacagggttttaggttctcaagcgtcacattatgcgccagaaAATGCGCCCGCATTTTCTAcaaacgtcatgtgagcgcaaATGTcaaacgtcatgtgagcgcccgctgtcaCGAACAAAACCTCGCGCCATATAGGGGGCTTATTTGTTCATCAACTAGGCGGAGGCGAgcgcagaatgatcgcaaaaagaaaatttgtttgacgggttgccatggttatctccgtgtggttaatttgcagctGCGGTGTAAATTAGCGATGTgttcagcttactgttacattaagcTAATCAGAAaaagcggttatatgctatagaccctatagtatctgtggtataatggctgggacgaatttcaaattttaaatatgtacactttatgttgaaagtatggaaGGTCGCGATTCCCATTCAAACAAATGTGATTAATCTTCAAAACAAGAGCCGGTAATTCGTAAAAAATGATTTAAACTGTTGTTTTGAAAGGAACAGGAAGTCGCTCGTGTtgttcgttgttgttgattctgaagattctgattggcttgcatggctttatccttctccctacactgccgcccatgagtttggcatagttataatggcgctcaacGGGGTATTTATGCAGGTTGATGTAAATGACAACTTTtctgaaaacgatgttgtgtgcataatagggctgtaacgatacgcgtatcaaaccgaaaatcgcgatactcaaagccacgatcctgtctcgcggtgtgagaaggcagaagcgcgatacgccctttctaactctgcggtcaaattgtccgattgaaatttgctaataatttgtctagataatagtctgctgacagcgccccctcctatcgatgccgtaagtatgcgactgcaatcctccgtggctacggaggatcgcatttctccacagccgtcgaagtgctcatatgcgatatgaacgacatttatccagagggggcctgtgtgatcctgtctctagtgttttgtgtgatttgactggcagtttgtctgcttataggtcggaatgaagcggccaccgattattgacaggatgggtactttattctaccggactcgttcgcttcttcactagacacacgatctaccgctcgctctcctcgctcgtccactcactcgctgacgtcactcacacacgcatacgcacattgccattctggcgcacacacatatgctactcgtaacgcctcgttattgcgacgttcatgaccttcaggtttttctccatctattgaaagttaggctattaaacatgttgcattctatacggcctgattatgtcattatttaagctacatagcctaataagtagtgctaataaggatatttgactaaaccaaccaaacagttgaaaaaagcatcctcccacacgttatttctttattcatttagctatactttaatagtattctttctgttcaaatctgttcagtgttccaaattatttgttattaaatattacattaagttaattggtatataagtgttgtttaaataaaatgctttttaaatttcaaaaaatcgtgggatgtatcgaaccgtgggtcaaaaatcgtgatacaaaccgaatcgtgagtttgtgtatcgttacagccctagtgcacaatgttatttttgaaaacgtaGGGCGGGAAATATTAGTTTCTCTAATTACCCTGCTATCTATAAACATGGCCTGAGTCATCTCAAAGTTATCAATCCGTCACTGAACCCAACCTCAGATACAGCCGACCGCTGGTTAAATACCTGTTATTCTGGTCGATGGTGTACAGATATTATTACCTTAAATGGTTCACCTATGCCTGACCTTGCATCCTTTGCGGGtatccaacattttttttttaaattgaacatTAAATGCTTACGCTACGAAAACAACTTCCCCAAGTTGTTTACTTTATGTAATTACACCATTCCTGGACCAAGATCTGTTTCCAGATCTGTTGTCTCATTCCTAAATTGCTGTGGCCTAGAATCCGCTATAatcccgcccctctctctcctctcccactttCTGTCTCTCAGCAATGGGCGGGGCGGCCATCGCACCTCCTTCTTCGTTGGTGGATAGAGACGGTGAGTACCTTCCTCCGGGGACATGggctctgctctgtctctgtggaGTGTGTTGAAAGGCTGTGCAGTGCAGCCTGGCCCCTCAAGAGGCTGCATGGTGTCTGCTATACCGTGGGtagccaccagggggcagaaCCTTCAATGTGAACTGCGGGGACTCGTatcctctttttattttttgtggatATACAAAGGTATAAAGTTTAACTAACAAATGCCTGGTTAAACCCAGGTGGCCCTCAAAATAACACCAGATAGGGGTCTTCTGTCTGACCAGGGCTTAGTAGACTAGACCAAGGCAAGAAGGTTTGCTACTCTACCCTGGTTCATAACAGCGTCTGACCCCTTCTCTGAAAGACAGGAGTCGCTCATTGGTCTTCTATGTAGCGTTGGCTGTACAGGTGtataacacgtgtgtgtgtgtgtgtgtgtgtgtgtgtgtgtgtgtgtgtgtgttattctcgctcactctcttcctctctctctcttcgtttctttctctgctgctctcgtcctctctctctttctctctctctctctctcaggctccgccccctcagCCTCGTTCTCCTATGAGGATGAGGCCCGCCCCCCCAGGGGGAAGgctgccatcccccctcccATGTACGAGGACTCTGATAGGCCGCGGTCCCCGCCCGGTCCCACCAACTCCTTCCTCGCCAACATGGGGTCAGTGGggtcacacacgcgcacacgcatgcacgcacacacacacacacacaaacacgcacacacgcacacttacttAAGAAagactcacccactcactctaaGAGAGTCACACACTCttagaaagacacacacttcagaaagaaagacacacacttcagaaagaaacacacacacttaagaaaGACTCACTCACTAAgaaagtcacacacactcacttaagaaagacacacacacaaactcacttaAGAAagacaatca
It encodes:
- the rbm17 gene encoding splicing factor 45 isoform X1, which codes for MSLYDDLGVAANDTKTEGWSKNFKLLQSQLKVKKAALTQAKTQRMKQTTVLAPVIDLKRGGPVDDRQIADTPPHIGASLKDTVPAGFSPGDALVPLADEYDPMFPNDYEKVIKRHREERQRQRELERLKEIDERDKKRKDPRQEGVAPSGFSRFPAAEGDSDDEDDYEKERRKRAMGGAAIAPPSSLVDRDGSAPSASFSYEDEARPPRGKAAIPPPMYEDSDRPRSPPGPTNSFLANMGGTVAHKIMQKYGFREGQGLGKHEQGLSTALSVEKTSKRGGKIVIGDAAEKPGASQAAAVEVGVPPADPGKKSDPNPLTEILKCPTKVVILRNMVGRGEVDEDLEGETKEECEKYGKVIRCVIFEIPVVTDDEAVRIFLEFERVESAIKAVVDLNGRYFGGRVVKACFYNQDKFRVLNLGEVV
- the rbm17 gene encoding splicing factor 45 isoform X2, giving the protein MSLYDDLGVAANDTKTEGWSKNFKLLQSQLKVKKAALTQAKRMKQTTVLAPVIDLKRGGPVDDRQIADTPPHIGASLKDTVPAGFSPGDALVPLADEYDPMFPNDYEKVIKRHREERQRQRELERLKEIDERDKKRKDPRQEGVAPSGFSRFPAAEGDSDDEDDYEKERRKRAMGGAAIAPPSSLVDRDGSAPSASFSYEDEARPPRGKAAIPPPMYEDSDRPRSPPGPTNSFLANMGGTVAHKIMQKYGFREGQGLGKHEQGLSTALSVEKTSKRGGKIVIGDAAEKPGASQAAAVEVGVPPADPGKKSDPNPLTEILKCPTKVVILRNMVGRGEVDEDLEGETKEECEKYGKVIRCVIFEIPVVTDDEAVRIFLEFERVESAIKAVVDLNGRYFGGRVVKACFYNQDKFRVLNLGEVV
- the il15ra gene encoding interleukin-15 receptor subunit alpha isoform X1 produces the protein MSIRCPHALCASGGLGWCSERLLLLLLLLLLSACLLEVATVGPGGTSRKVPCECNNCPQLPTLNLTEAPAALNCCTNGGRFRYKCVVNHVRKAGTSNLAACTSENGIGTWSKPNLVCIPDPRIVITTKPPDVNPTSHAAVPRPDEGTPGAQGVPSSGAAVPTGLGLAALILISAILGFSFCCWRRKRSANCPTGSAEPTPPEEMPLNPTNPPPPSGSAPPGPPS
- the il15ra gene encoding interleukin-15 receptor subunit alpha isoform X2; translated protein: MSIRCPHALCASGGLGWCSERLLLLLLLLLLSACLLEVATVGPGGTSRKVPCECNNCPQLPTLNLTEAPAALNCCTNGGRFRYKCVVNHVRKAGTSNLAACTSENGIGTWSKPNLVCIPDPRIVITTKPPDVNPTSHAVPRPDEGTPGAQGVPSSGAAVPTGLGLAALILISAILGFSFCCWRRKRSANCPTGSAEPTPPEEMPLNPTNPPPPSGSAPPGPPS